Proteins from one Thermobifida alba genomic window:
- a CDS encoding ABC transporter substrate-binding protein: MPSPRRVLSALALPPLLLLAACGTEATEAPAGTAEGYPRTIENCGREVTVEAPPERAVSLNQGSTEILLSLGLADRMVGTATWTDPVAEGLEEANTTVPRLADNAPSFERVLAEEPDFVSASFVSTLSEGGVATREDFENLGVPTYLSPADCVKSNEGAGDGVREEPLALDTVYGEVRDLATVFGVEERGEELVAELQERVDTATSGIDASGVTVLYWFANSESPYMAGCCGAPGIITEAVGAENVFDDTHAEWPQINWETVADRNPDVLVIGDLTRESQTAETAEAKIRFLEGNPVTRHMDAVRNERYILLSGAAMNPSIRTVEGIEKVAQGLRDLGLAD, from the coding sequence ATGCCCTCACCGCGACGTGTCCTGTCCGCGCTCGCCCTGCCTCCCCTGCTCCTGCTCGCCGCGTGCGGCACGGAAGCGACCGAAGCCCCCGCCGGCACCGCCGAGGGCTACCCCAGGACCATCGAGAACTGCGGTCGGGAAGTCACCGTCGAAGCCCCGCCCGAGCGGGCGGTCTCCCTCAACCAGGGCTCCACCGAGATCCTGCTCTCCCTCGGCCTGGCCGACCGCATGGTGGGGACCGCGACCTGGACCGACCCGGTCGCCGAGGGACTGGAGGAGGCCAACACCACCGTCCCCCGACTGGCGGACAACGCGCCGTCGTTCGAGCGGGTCCTGGCGGAGGAGCCCGACTTCGTCTCCGCGTCGTTCGTCTCCACCCTCAGCGAGGGCGGGGTCGCCACGCGCGAGGACTTCGAGAACCTCGGGGTGCCCACCTACCTGTCCCCGGCCGACTGCGTCAAGTCCAACGAGGGCGCCGGTGACGGCGTCCGCGAGGAACCGCTGGCGCTGGACACCGTCTACGGGGAGGTGCGCGACCTCGCGACGGTCTTCGGGGTCGAGGAACGCGGGGAGGAACTCGTCGCCGAACTCCAAGAACGCGTCGACACCGCCACCTCCGGCATCGACGCCTCCGGGGTCACCGTCCTCTACTGGTTCGCCAACTCCGAATCCCCCTACATGGCGGGCTGCTGCGGCGCCCCCGGCATCATCACCGAGGCGGTCGGCGCCGAGAACGTCTTCGACGACACCCACGCCGAGTGGCCCCAGATCAACTGGGAGACCGTCGCCGACCGCAACCCGGACGTCCTCGTCATCGGCGACCTCACCCGCGAGAGCCAGACCGCAGAGACGGCGGAGGCCAAGATCCGCTTCCTGGAGGGCAACCCGGTCACCCGGCACATGGACGCGGTCCGCAACGAGCGCTACATCCTGCTCAGCGGCGCCGCCATGAACCCGTCGATCCGCACCGTCGAGGGAATCGAGAAGGTCGCCCAGGGCCTGCGCGACCTCGGCCTCGCGGACTGA
- a CDS encoding FecCD family ABC transporter permease: MARLGPRGVLLLWAGGLALLALSVAAAITIGPADIAVRDVWAVVVSRLGGGESSLTPIREGIIWDLRLPRTLLAAVCGAGLGLCGAVLQSLLRNPLADPFLLGVSSGASTGAVLVVVLGVGGGAVSLSVGAFAGALCSFACVLLLGYASGGTTDRLVLSGVAAMQLFSALTSFIVISSADAEQTRGVLFWLLGSLSGANWNDVITGAAVLGAVLAVAVYTATALDAFAFGSDAAASLGVSVTRVRLLLLTATALLTAVLVSVAGAIGFVGLVLPHAVRAVVGSGHRRLLPTTALAGAVFLVWVDTVARTAMDPQEIPVGVVTSLVGVPAFAVVLYRVRRGT, translated from the coding sequence GTGGCCAGGCTCGGACCCCGGGGGGTTCTGCTGCTGTGGGCGGGCGGTCTCGCCCTGCTCGCGCTCTCCGTCGCCGCGGCGATCACGATCGGCCCCGCCGACATCGCCGTCCGCGACGTCTGGGCGGTCGTCGTCTCCCGGCTCGGCGGGGGCGAGTCCTCCCTCACCCCCATCCGCGAGGGGATCATCTGGGACCTGCGGCTGCCCCGCACCCTGCTCGCCGCGGTGTGCGGGGCGGGGCTGGGACTGTGCGGAGCCGTCCTGCAGTCCCTGCTGCGCAACCCGCTCGCCGACCCCTTCCTGCTCGGTGTCTCCTCGGGCGCCTCGACAGGGGCGGTCCTGGTGGTGGTCCTCGGAGTGGGCGGCGGGGCGGTGTCGCTGTCCGTGGGCGCCTTCGCGGGAGCGCTGTGCTCCTTCGCCTGCGTGCTGCTGCTCGGCTACGCCTCCGGCGGCACCACCGACCGCCTCGTCCTCTCCGGGGTCGCCGCCATGCAGTTGTTCTCGGCGTTGACGTCGTTCATCGTGATCTCCTCCGCCGACGCCGAGCAGACCCGCGGCGTGCTGTTCTGGCTGCTGGGCTCGCTCAGCGGCGCGAACTGGAACGACGTCATCACGGGCGCCGCCGTCCTGGGCGCGGTGCTGGCCGTGGCCGTCTACACCGCCACCGCGCTGGACGCGTTCGCCTTCGGCAGCGACGCGGCGGCCTCCCTCGGGGTCTCCGTCACCCGCGTCCGGCTGCTGCTGCTCACCGCCACCGCCCTGCTGACCGCGGTGCTGGTGAGCGTGGCCGGAGCGATCGGGTTCGTGGGGCTGGTGCTGCCGCACGCCGTGCGCGCCGTCGTCGGTTCCGGGCACCGGCGCCTGCTGCCCACCACCGCCCTGGCGGGAGCGGTCTTCCTGGTGTGGGTCGACACCGTCGCCCGTACCGCGATGGACCCGCAGGAGATCCCCGTGGGGGTGGTGACCTCACTGGTCGGGGTGCCCGCCTTCGCGGTCGTCCTCTACCGGGTGCGGAGGGGAACGTGA
- a CDS encoding ABC transporter ATP-binding protein, whose translation MGLSAENVSWTAGGRIIVDGVSLEPRPGETLGLLGPNGSGKSTLLRLLAGVRPTSSGVVRLDGNPLRELGRRAVARRVAVVEQHATTQVHMTVLDVVRLGRTPHRRPWGVPSARDEEAVREAIRRTRLEERAEQSWHTLSGGERQRVQIARALAQQPRELLLDEPTNHLDIQHQLELLALVARLPLTSVVALHDLNLAAMFCDHLLVLKHGRAVAAGTPGQVLTEELIADVYGVRTVVTRDGPDGRPSVRFLPPVPDAPTPPQTGTVGGFSSATG comes from the coding sequence GTGGGACTGAGCGCCGAGAACGTCTCGTGGACGGCAGGCGGCAGGATCATCGTCGACGGGGTCAGCCTCGAACCCCGCCCGGGTGAGACCCTGGGGCTGCTCGGCCCCAACGGTTCGGGCAAGTCGACGCTGCTGCGCCTGCTCGCCGGAGTGCGGCCGACGTCGTCAGGGGTCGTCCGGCTCGACGGGAACCCCCTGAGGGAACTGGGCCGCAGGGCTGTCGCGCGGCGCGTCGCCGTCGTCGAACAGCACGCCACCACCCAGGTCCACATGACCGTCCTCGACGTGGTGCGCCTGGGGCGGACTCCCCACCGGCGCCCCTGGGGGGTCCCTTCCGCCAGGGACGAGGAGGCGGTGCGCGAGGCCATCCGGCGGACCCGTCTGGAGGAGCGGGCCGAACAGTCCTGGCACACGCTCTCCGGCGGAGAGCGCCAGCGGGTGCAGATCGCCCGGGCCCTCGCCCAGCAGCCGCGCGAACTGCTGCTGGACGAGCCGACCAACCACCTGGACATCCAGCACCAACTGGAGTTGCTCGCGCTCGTCGCGCGGCTGCCGCTCACCAGCGTGGTCGCGCTGCACGACCTCAACCTCGCGGCGATGTTCTGCGACCACCTGCTGGTCCTCAAGCACGGCCGCGCCGTCGCGGCGGGCACGCCCGGGCAGGTGCTCACCGAGGAGCTGATCGCCGACGTCTACGGCGTCCGGACCGTGGTGACCCGCGACGGGCCGGACGGCAGGCCCTCCGTTCGGTTCCTGCCCCCGGTGCCGGACGCGCCGACGCCGCCGCAAACGGGCACGGTCGGGGGCTTCTCGTCCGCCACGGGGTGA
- a CDS encoding lytic polysaccharide monooxygenase auxiliary activity family 9 protein — protein sequence MPSAGQIRRRLGRRALVVASAATLLLSTVMVGTASAHGSTIDPPSRNYGCWERWGSDFQSPDMATEDPMCWQAWQADTTAMWNWNGLYREHVAGNHQAAIPDGQLCSAGRTGGDRYAALDVPGEWHATEVDNDFTVTVHDQAHHGADYIRIYVTEQGYDPVTEPLGWDDLELVADTGLLAPGEGRPENSYPLNGVSIDIDVHAPGRTGRHVVYMIWKASHYDQTFYACSDVVFPG from the coding sequence TTGCCTTCCGCAGGACAGATCCGACGCCGCCTCGGGCGGCGCGCACTCGTCGTGGCCTCGGCGGCCACGCTGCTGCTCTCCACCGTCATGGTCGGCACCGCGTCCGCGCACGGCTCCACCATCGACCCGCCGTCCCGCAACTACGGCTGCTGGGAGCGGTGGGGCAGCGACTTCCAGTCGCCCGACATGGCCACCGAGGACCCCATGTGCTGGCAGGCCTGGCAGGCCGACACCACCGCCATGTGGAACTGGAACGGCCTGTACCGCGAGCACGTCGCGGGCAACCACCAGGCCGCCATCCCCGACGGACAACTGTGCAGCGCGGGCCGCACCGGCGGCGACCGCTACGCCGCACTCGACGTGCCCGGTGAGTGGCACGCCACCGAGGTCGACAACGACTTCACCGTCACCGTGCACGACCAGGCCCACCACGGCGCCGACTACATCCGGATCTACGTCACCGAGCAGGGCTACGACCCCGTCACCGAACCGCTCGGCTGGGACGACCTGGAACTCGTCGCCGACACCGGCCTCCTCGCGCCCGGCGAGGGACGCCCCGAGAACAGCTACCCCCTCAACGGGGTGTCCATCGACATCGACGTACACGCCCCCGGACGCACCGGCCGCCACGTCGTCTACATGATCTGGAAGGCCAGCCACTACGACCAGACGTTCTACGCCTGCAGTGACGTGGTCTTCCCCGGCTGA
- a CDS encoding ABC transporter ATP-binding protein: MRSPQSAKEPTTPATGAATGLELPELVEPEWYRYDRQVLHTGWARMIGQLPGLVGRALALAWRASPGNTAATLALNLAAGVFTAVALVATAGVLDELFAAGPTPDRVYAAVPALVLVASATVLRGALSAAAGWAQARLEPHVEQAAETRLMELATAVQVLAFDDNDFHDRMFRASVRGAGETKRLVTFTVDILTGAIGICAAAGVLGVLHPVLLPLLLLTVLPEGWAAARAARMRYTWLMAITDARRRKGMLDDLMTARDTCAEVRSFTMREPLLAEFAAIAGHERDVQLNLARRQALVRLFGDGAGGAATALTYVVLGLLLVNGVMPLAVAGTAVLAIRTGRSELAVTLRAVNNTYESGLYFRDYLDFCEHAQRWLPPPPRRPAPAGFDRITVDDATFTYPGKDRPALAGVSLHLDRGETIALVGENGSGKTTLSKLLAGLYQPERGRVRWDGTDLAEVDTHALRERIAVVAQDHTHWPLSARRNVTMSSPDDERRLGDAARLSGADEVVAELAYGWDTLLDRRFAAGQELSGGQWQRMAAARGFYRDAPLLVCDEPTAALDARAEHRLFESIHEHARRTGSAVVLITHRLASVRMADRIYVLDRGRIVAHGTHEQLMDAGGLYAELYTLQASAYRSVPAAQDDGLRSA, encoded by the coding sequence GTGCGATCCCCGCAATCCGCAAAAGAACCGACAACCCCGGCCACCGGGGCGGCGACCGGGCTGGAACTGCCCGAACTGGTCGAACCCGAGTGGTACCGCTACGACCGGCAGGTCCTCCACACCGGGTGGGCGCGCATGATCGGGCAGCTCCCCGGACTCGTGGGCAGAGCGCTGGCCCTGGCGTGGCGGGCCTCACCCGGCAACACCGCGGCCACCCTCGCCCTCAACCTCGCCGCCGGGGTCTTCACCGCGGTCGCGCTGGTCGCCACCGCGGGGGTGCTCGACGAACTCTTCGCCGCCGGCCCCACCCCCGACCGGGTGTACGCCGCAGTGCCCGCGCTGGTGCTGGTCGCCTCCGCGACCGTGCTGCGCGGAGCCCTGTCCGCGGCCGCCGGATGGGCGCAGGCGCGCCTGGAACCGCACGTGGAACAGGCCGCCGAGACCCGCCTGATGGAACTGGCCACCGCCGTGCAGGTGCTGGCCTTCGACGACAACGACTTCCACGACCGCATGTTCCGCGCCTCGGTGCGCGGCGCCGGCGAGACCAAACGCCTCGTCACCTTCACCGTCGACATCCTCACCGGGGCCATCGGCATCTGCGCCGCCGCCGGGGTGCTGGGCGTGCTGCACCCCGTCCTGCTCCCGCTGCTGCTGCTCACCGTGCTGCCCGAGGGGTGGGCGGCGGCCCGCGCGGCCCGCATGCGCTACACCTGGCTGATGGCGATCACCGACGCCCGGCGCCGCAAGGGCATGCTCGACGACCTCATGACGGCCCGCGACACCTGCGCCGAGGTCCGCTCCTTCACCATGCGCGAACCCCTGCTGGCCGAGTTCGCCGCGATCGCCGGACACGAACGCGACGTGCAGCTGAACCTGGCCCGCCGCCAGGCCCTGGTGCGGCTGTTCGGCGACGGCGCGGGCGGCGCCGCCACCGCGCTGACCTACGTCGTCCTGGGGTTGCTGCTGGTCAACGGGGTGATGCCGCTGGCGGTGGCGGGCACCGCGGTCCTCGCCATCCGCACCGGCCGCTCCGAGCTGGCCGTCACCCTGCGGGCGGTCAACAACACCTACGAGTCCGGCCTGTACTTCCGCGACTACCTGGACTTCTGCGAACACGCCCAGCGGTGGCTGCCGCCGCCCCCGCGACGGCCCGCCCCCGCCGGCTTCGACCGGATCACCGTGGACGACGCCACCTTCACCTACCCCGGCAAGGACCGGCCCGCCCTCGCCGGGGTGAGCCTGCACCTGGACCGCGGCGAGACGATCGCGCTGGTCGGCGAGAACGGCTCCGGCAAGACCACCCTGTCCAAACTGCTCGCCGGGCTCTACCAGCCCGAGCGGGGCAGGGTGCGCTGGGACGGCACCGACCTGGCCGAGGTCGACACGCACGCGCTGCGCGAACGCATCGCGGTGGTCGCGCAGGACCACACGCACTGGCCGCTGTCGGCCCGCCGCAACGTCACCATGAGCAGCCCCGACGACGAGCGGCGGCTGGGGGACGCCGCCCGCCTCTCCGGAGCCGACGAGGTCGTCGCGGAACTCGCGTACGGCTGGGACACCCTGCTGGACCGCCGTTTCGCCGCGGGCCAGGAGCTGTCCGGCGGGCAGTGGCAGCGGATGGCCGCCGCCCGCGGCTTCTACCGCGACGCGCCCCTGCTCGTCTGCGACGAACCCACCGCCGCGCTGGACGCCCGCGCCGAGCACCGGCTGTTCGAGTCGATCCACGAACACGCCCGGCGCACCGGCAGCGCGGTCGTGCTGATCACCCACCGCCTCGCCAGCGTGCGCATGGCCGACCGCATCTACGTGCTCGACCGGGGCCGCATCGTGGCCCACGGCACCCACGAGCAGCTCATGGACGCCGGAGGGCTCTACGCCGAGCTGTACACGCTCCAGGCCTCCGCCTACCGGAGCGTCCCGGCCGCGCAGGACGACGGGCTGCGCTCGGCCTGA
- a CDS encoding MerR family transcriptional regulator, translated as MKSSVVELSIGQLAERFGLAPHVLRHWESVGLLHPARRVNGRRRYTPDHLARVALILRGKDAGFSLEQMRELLTAPDGAARRALLTDHLAALDAKIAQLQLARSLVEHTLECTADDFLTCPKMLAMLDCLVASALSSSGQAERSPSSCAAGTLR; from the coding sequence ATGAAGTCAAGCGTCGTGGAGCTGTCCATCGGACAGCTCGCCGAACGGTTCGGGCTGGCGCCGCACGTGCTGCGGCACTGGGAGTCGGTGGGGCTGCTGCATCCGGCCCGGCGGGTCAACGGGCGCCGCCGCTACACGCCCGACCACCTGGCCCGGGTCGCGTTGATCCTGCGCGGCAAGGACGCCGGGTTCAGCCTGGAGCAGATGCGGGAGCTGCTCACCGCGCCCGACGGCGCGGCACGCCGCGCGCTGCTGACCGACCACCTGGCCGCGCTGGACGCCAAGATCGCCCAGTTGCAGCTGGCCCGCTCGCTGGTGGAGCACACCCTGGAGTGCACCGCCGACGACTTTCTGACCTGCCCGAAGATGCTGGCGATGCTGGACTGCCTGGTCGCCTCCGCGCTGTCGTCGTCCGGTCAGGCCGAGCGCAGCCCGTCGTCCTGCGCGGCCGGGACGCTCCGGTAG
- a CDS encoding class I SAM-dependent methyltransferase, which translates to MSEQTRKVRQDRAVDSTRRFWDRRAAGYDNGARLERRLLGDTRQWLCGQARGRVLEVAVGTGRNLAHYPDSVTEVVGIDLSPGMLARARIAAARVGFPVDLREGDARHLPFPDADFDTVVCSLALCEIPGQAAALAEMRRVLRPGGRLLLVDHVEYTRAPFRWIEPVRARRRGTDPRRRPVDVARDQGFVVDRLEPLALGFFDRVVAHRP; encoded by the coding sequence ATGAGTGAGCAGACCAGGAAAGTCCGGCAGGACCGGGCGGTCGACAGCACCCGGCGGTTCTGGGACCGCAGAGCCGCCGGCTACGACAACGGCGCGCGCCTGGAACGGCGCCTCCTCGGCGACACCCGGCAGTGGCTGTGCGGCCAGGCCCGCGGCCGGGTGCTGGAGGTGGCCGTGGGCACCGGCCGCAACCTCGCCCACTACCCCGACAGCGTGACCGAGGTGGTCGGCATCGACCTGAGCCCCGGCATGCTGGCCCGGGCCCGCATCGCCGCCGCCCGGGTCGGCTTCCCCGTCGACCTGCGCGAGGGCGACGCCAGGCACCTGCCCTTCCCCGACGCCGACTTCGACACCGTGGTGTGCTCCCTGGCGCTGTGCGAGATCCCGGGCCAGGCCGCCGCCCTCGCCGAGATGCGCCGCGTGCTGCGCCCCGGCGGACGGCTGCTGCTGGTCGACCACGTCGAGTACACCCGCGCCCCGTTCCGCTGGATCGAACCGGTACGGGCCCGGCGGCGCGGCACCGACCCCCGCCGCCGCCCCGTGGACGTCGCCCGGGACCAGGGGTTCGTGGTCGACCGGCTCGAACCCCTGGCGCTCGGCTTCTTCGACCGGGTGGTCGCGCACCGGCCGTGA
- a CDS encoding MBL fold metallo-hydrolase codes for MSDTGFDRRGFLRAAGAGTAFASLLGSAAAHAATAPAAAAAASPAAAPAAAPGSGRGASAVCEWLGTSGWRVRIGDRLLLVDPYLSRYSTGLFDGRGFDSATRLTVDAAVVDEHTGGAETVLVTHSHWDHFNDVPHIAAATGARVVGTATTNNLALAMDVPQAQLSPVKGGEVLDFGDYTVEVVASLHSRNNNYSMPFPGVRLEPPRKRPRTIADLPEGDTLDFQVTVQGGPSLFFMGASDFVSRNLSGLSPDVAMLAVPATTRTHDYVPRLLEALDHPRTVVPVHWDNFEVPLANPPQQDPTMAVTVAEFADAVRAASPGTEVLVPEYLTPYTFTR; via the coding sequence ATGTCCGACACCGGATTCGACCGGCGTGGTTTTCTGCGTGCGGCGGGCGCGGGGACCGCGTTCGCCTCCCTGCTGGGCTCCGCCGCCGCGCACGCCGCCACCGCCCCGGCGGCCGCGGCTGCCGCCTCCCCGGCCGCCGCGCCGGCCGCCGCGCCGGGGAGCGGGCGGGGCGCGAGCGCGGTCTGCGAGTGGCTGGGCACCTCGGGGTGGCGGGTGCGGATCGGGGACCGGCTGCTGCTGGTCGACCCCTACCTCAGCCGCTACTCCACGGGCCTGTTCGACGGCCGCGGTTTCGACTCGGCGACGAGGCTGACCGTGGACGCCGCCGTCGTCGACGAGCACACCGGGGGCGCGGAGACGGTGCTGGTGACGCACTCGCACTGGGACCACTTCAACGACGTGCCGCACATCGCGGCGGCCACCGGGGCGCGCGTGGTGGGCACCGCCACCACGAACAACCTGGCGCTGGCCATGGACGTGCCGCAGGCGCAGCTCAGCCCGGTCAAGGGCGGTGAGGTGCTGGACTTCGGGGACTACACGGTGGAGGTGGTGGCGTCGCTGCACAGCCGCAACAACAACTACTCGATGCCGTTTCCGGGGGTGCGGCTGGAGCCGCCGCGGAAGCGGCCGAGGACCATCGCGGACCTGCCGGAGGGGGACACGCTCGACTTCCAGGTGACGGTGCAGGGCGGGCCGTCGCTGTTCTTCATGGGCGCCAGCGACTTCGTGTCGCGGAACCTGTCGGGGCTGTCCCCGGACGTGGCGATGCTGGCGGTGCCCGCGACCACCAGGACCCACGACTACGTTCCCCGGCTGCTGGAGGCGCTGGACCATCCGCGCACGGTGGTGCCGGTGCACTGGGACAACTTCGAGGTGCCGCTGGCCAACCCGCCGCAGCAGGACCCGACGATGGCGGTCACGGTGGCGGAGTTCGCCGACGCGGTGCGCGCGGCCAGCCCGGGCACCGAGGTCCTCGTCCCCGAGTACCTCACCCCCTACACCTTCACGCGCTGA
- a CDS encoding serine hydrolase encodes METHERIAALFDRVGVEGRLHAVDLATGAEVGLRADDQVVIASMFKVLVLLEFARQVVAGQVDPAERVVVTRADRLGGWGTAGCVDDAELSLRDLAYFMMSVSDNTAADLLLRRIGLDTVQLLAAELGLARTRIVGGPRQVLETMFADVGARDDAEFARLFPALPPERVRAMRVLDPAHTTSSTPRELTRLLTLVWEDEAGPAEACAMVRALMSRQIFWTRIASGFDEAVRVSAKTGTLPSLHMECGVVEYPDGGRYALAVFARSRRLDLRRLDVDLTVGRAARTAVDALRGEDFSAPCGGEGTGPVLG; translated from the coding sequence GTGGAGACGCACGAACGGATCGCCGCCCTGTTCGACCGGGTCGGGGTGGAGGGGCGCCTGCACGCCGTGGACCTCGCCACCGGGGCGGAGGTCGGCCTGCGCGCCGACGACCAGGTGGTCATCGCGTCGATGTTCAAGGTCCTGGTCCTGCTGGAGTTCGCCCGCCAGGTCGTGGCCGGGCAGGTCGACCCCGCCGAGCGGGTGGTGGTGACCCGCGCGGACCGGCTGGGCGGGTGGGGCACCGCCGGGTGCGTCGACGACGCCGAACTGTCCCTGCGCGACCTGGCGTACTTCATGATGTCGGTCAGCGACAACACCGCGGCCGACCTGCTGCTGCGCCGGATCGGGCTGGACACGGTGCAGTTGCTGGCCGCGGAGCTGGGGTTGGCGCGCACCCGGATCGTGGGCGGTCCCCGCCAGGTGCTGGAGACGATGTTCGCGGACGTGGGCGCCCGCGACGACGCCGAGTTCGCGCGGCTCTTCCCGGCCCTGCCGCCGGAGCGGGTGCGGGCGATGCGGGTGCTGGACCCGGCGCACACCACGTCCAGCACGCCCCGGGAGTTGACCCGGCTGCTCACCCTGGTCTGGGAGGACGAGGCCGGTCCGGCCGAGGCGTGCGCGATGGTGCGCGCCCTCATGTCCCGGCAGATCTTCTGGACCCGGATCGCCTCCGGTTTCGACGAGGCGGTGCGGGTGTCGGCGAAGACCGGGACCCTGCCGAGCCTGCACATGGAGTGCGGGGTGGTGGAGTACCCGGACGGGGGGCGGTACGCGCTCGCGGTGTTCGCCCGGTCGCGCCGGCTCGACCTGCGGCGCCTGGACGTGGACCTGACCGTGGGGCGGGCGGCGCGCACGGCCGTGGACGCGCTGCGCGGCGAAGATTTTTCCGCCCCCTGCGGCGGGGAGGGGACCGGTCCGGTCCTGGGGTGA
- a CDS encoding LysR family transcriptional regulator, which produces MNLARHLRHFVAVAEEMHFGRAAEALGMAQPPLSQSIRRLEEELGVTLFDRSRRRIRLTTAGTHLLAEARELLAREERLRTVMRRVRDGELGTLRLGVPPGTPATALHALLAAVAERIPDLRVEPAELTTAEQVRRLADAELDVGVVQHPVDADGLRLGPVARTPLGVVLPRPSPLARRRELALADLAGHDLVALPRSAAPAWHDHLLDVCRDHGYTPRRVRTATTLEFLFALVLAGQGVAVTTQTAARREPRVTWRPLAGTPLHHRVSAAWPAASPHPAAPRLAEPVAAAMAEDPHTSPVTPTETAPLPWTVVYTPPTLP; this is translated from the coding sequence GTGAACCTGGCACGGCACCTGCGCCACTTCGTCGCCGTGGCCGAGGAGATGCACTTCGGCCGGGCCGCCGAGGCGCTCGGCATGGCCCAGCCGCCGCTGAGCCAGTCCATCCGGCGCCTGGAGGAGGAACTGGGCGTCACCCTGTTCGACCGGTCGCGCCGCCGGATCCGGCTCACCACCGCCGGAACCCACCTGCTCGCCGAGGCCCGGGAACTGCTCGCCCGCGAGGAACGGCTGCGCACCGTCATGCGCCGGGTCCGCGACGGCGAACTCGGCACGCTGCGCCTGGGCGTGCCGCCCGGCACCCCGGCCACGGCACTGCACGCCCTGCTCGCCGCCGTCGCCGAACGCATCCCCGACCTGCGCGTGGAACCCGCCGAACTGACCACCGCCGAACAGGTCCGGCGGCTCGCCGACGCCGAACTGGACGTGGGCGTCGTGCAGCACCCCGTCGACGCCGACGGCCTGCGCCTCGGCCCGGTGGCGCGCACCCCGCTGGGCGTGGTGCTGCCGCGCCCCTCCCCGCTGGCGCGGCGCCGCGAACTCGCCCTCGCCGACCTGGCCGGCCACGACCTGGTGGCCCTGCCCCGGAGCGCGGCGCCCGCCTGGCACGACCACCTCCTCGACGTGTGCCGCGACCACGGCTACACCCCCCGGCGGGTGCGCACCGCCACCACCCTGGAATTCCTGTTCGCCCTGGTGCTGGCCGGACAGGGGGTGGCGGTCACGACGCAGACCGCCGCCCGCCGGGAACCGCGCGTGACCTGGCGGCCCCTCGCCGGCACCCCCCTGCACCACCGCGTCTCCGCGGCCTGGCCCGCCGCGTCACCGCACCCGGCCGCGCCGCGCCTCGCCGAACCGGTCGCCGCGGCCATGGCCGAGGACCCGCACACCTCCCCGGTCACCCCCACCGAGACCGCACCCCTGCCGTGGACGGTGGTGTACACGCCGCCCACCCTCCCCTGA
- a CDS encoding STM4015 family protein produces MSINEHLTEFAGLPVVEFLSPEIEGERLLNAQYRARRAGQPIPDRLEPDERYAAALAAPDTAAWRLRVVVDAEEPFGQHLARFLAEVDTAKVTALIVGCWGESYEDTAQEPRDLLIAQADRFPALRSLFLGEFVMEEAEISWIRQTDVTPLLAAFPRLEEFVVRGGSGLEFPAIRHGALRRLTVQTGGLPRGPVAGITASELPALEHLELWFGVEDYGGTTTVDDLAPLLAGERFPALRSLGLRNSPWGDDLVRALAGAPVLERVRVLDLSGNVLTDAGGEVLATAPAFRTLDRLVIRYHFLTEAMEERLRAALPGVDLHLSERQEPEVYKDRTYYYPEVTE; encoded by the coding sequence ATGAGCATCAACGAACACCTCACCGAATTCGCCGGACTGCCCGTCGTGGAGTTCCTCTCCCCCGAGATCGAAGGGGAGCGGCTGCTCAACGCCCAGTACCGTGCCCGACGCGCCGGCCAGCCGATCCCCGACCGGCTGGAACCGGACGAGAGGTACGCGGCGGCGCTCGCCGCCCCCGACACGGCGGCGTGGCGGCTGCGCGTGGTGGTCGACGCGGAGGAACCGTTCGGACAGCACCTCGCGCGGTTCCTGGCCGAGGTCGACACCGCGAAGGTCACCGCGCTGATCGTCGGCTGCTGGGGGGAGAGCTACGAGGACACCGCACAGGAGCCGCGTGACCTGCTGATCGCGCAGGCCGACCGGTTCCCGGCGCTGCGGTCGCTGTTCCTCGGCGAGTTCGTCATGGAGGAGGCGGAGATCTCCTGGATCCGGCAGACCGACGTGACCCCGCTGCTCGCCGCCTTTCCCCGCCTGGAGGAGTTCGTGGTGCGCGGCGGCAGCGGCCTGGAGTTCCCCGCGATCCGGCACGGGGCGCTGCGCAGGCTCACCGTGCAGACCGGCGGCCTGCCCCGGGGGCCGGTCGCGGGGATCACGGCCTCGGAGCTGCCCGCGCTGGAGCACCTGGAGCTGTGGTTCGGCGTCGAGGACTACGGCGGCACCACCACCGTGGACGACCTGGCCCCGCTGCTCGCCGGGGAACGGTTCCCCGCGCTGCGCAGCCTGGGGCTGCGCAACTCGCCGTGGGGCGACGACCTGGTGCGCGCCCTGGCCGGGGCGCCCGTGCTGGAGCGGGTGCGCGTCCTCGACCTGTCCGGCAACGTGCTCACCGACGCGGGCGGAGAGGTGCTGGCCACCGCTCCCGCCTTCCGCACCCTGGACCGCCTCGTCATCCGCTACCACTTCCTCACCGAGGCGATGGAGGAGCGGCTGCGCGCGGCCCTGCCCGGAGTCGACCTCCACCTGAGCGAACGCCAGGAACCCGAGGTCTACAAGGACCGGACCTACTACTACCCGGAGGTCACCGAGTAG